The following coding sequences are from one Borrelia hermsii DAH window:
- a CDS encoding P12 family lipoprotein, whose amino-acid sequence MKKSILTVCMFMLLCLLSCDINALNDLLGEAREKFLDGNKKNKDLHYIQGNQDIQEEQEEIVNGLEEREIIQQDIEVEPVVPVNVGISVSQQGYPYYIQEEKIEIKEEDLIPNTKEEKEAEAEIEKVKSVLEKSGFQQLIENAHELKDRYERVRADFYDIMEKIQSERTSLSKKHKENIEKIRKLTQLQNRLNEERSNLDMLMTQVDSGLNERISAKCLFEEAQKTLKEAITKRLESASRVGYSFRRVNSNLPKQLSREARRYAENSLEQLESSSMRIIETAGAMKGIENLIKEATFFLANLVR is encoded by the coding sequence ATGAAGAAAAGTATTTTAACAGTATGTATGTTCATGTTATTGTGTTTGTTATCATGTGATATAAATGCCCTTAATGATTTGCTAGGTGAAGCAAGGGAAAAATTTTTAGATGGAAACAAAAAAAATAAAGATTTACACTATATACAAGGAAATCAAGACATTCAAGAAGAACAGGAAGAGATTGTCAATGGTCTCGAAGAGCGTGAAATAATACAACAAGACATTGAAGTAGAACCTGTAGTGCCTGTTAATGTGGGGATTTCAGTATCTCAACAAGGGTATCCATATTATATTCAAGAAGAAAAGATAGAGATAAAAGAAGAGGATTTAATTCCAAATACTAAAGAAGAAAAGGAAGCAGAAGCAGAAATTGAAAAGGTAAAAAGTGTTCTTGAGAAATCTGGATTCCAGCAATTAATTGAGAATGCACATGAGCTTAAAGATAGATATGAGCGAGTAAGAGCTGATTTTTATGATATAATGGAAAAAATTCAGAGTGAAAGAACATCACTAAGCAAAAAGCATAAGGAAAATATAGAAAAGATAAGAAAGTTAACTCAATTGCAAAATAGGTTAAATGAGGAGAGGTCTAATCTTGATATGCTTATGACTCAAGTTGATAGTGGACTTAATGAGCGAATATCTGCAAAATGCTTGTTTGAAGAAGCACAAAAAACTTTAAAAGAAGCTATTACCAAGAGATTAGAGAGTGCGTCACGTGTAGGTTACTCCTTTAGAAGAGTAAACAGTAATTTGCCAAAACAATTATCCAGAGAAGCACGACGATATGCAGAAAATTCTTTAGAGCAGTTAGAATCTTCTTCTATGAGAATAATTGAAACAGCGGGAGCAATGAAGGGTATAGAAAACCTCATTAAAGAGGCTACATTTTTTTTAGCAAATCTTGTAAGATAG
- a CDS encoding Vsp/OspC family lipoprotein gives MNKIKGGRKNEKTISTIIMTLFMVFISCNNGKSELKSDEVAKPDGTVIDLAKVSVKIKEAIATMIKVKKIETLVKSVSELAKAIDQKVDNSTHQLADGAGEKNHNGSLIAGAFQVISTVQVALIALETEVGIFDTLKKKVGEAKAKSNEFLNKLEESKDQADAAKAIDIIKGDGSKGGNELKALNQLVGELLKAAEDAVEAAMKELTVTT, from the coding sequence ATGAATAAGATAAAAGGGGGACGGAAAAATGAGAAAACAATAAGTACAATAATAATGACTTTATTTATGGTATTTATATCATGTAATAATGGAAAATCAGAGCTTAAAAGTGACGAAGTAGCTAAGCCTGATGGCACAGTTATTGATTTAGCAAAGGTAAGTGTAAAGATAAAAGAAGCTATTGCTACTATGATAAAGGTTAAAAAAATAGAGACTTTAGTTAAATCAGTAAGTGAGCTTGCTAAAGCTATTGACCAAAAAGTTGATAACTCAACTCATCAACTTGCGGATGGTGCTGGTGAAAAAAATCATAATGGATCTTTAATTGCGGGAGCATTTCAAGTAATATCAACCGTACAAGTTGCATTAATAGCATTAGAAACAGAAGTTGGAATCTTTGATACACTTAAGAAAAAGGTTGGTGAAGCTAAGGCTAAAAGTAATGAATTTTTAAATAAGTTAGAGGAGTCAAAAGATCAGGCTGATGCAGCAAAAGCTATAGATATAATTAAGGGCGATGGCAGTAAAGGAGGGAATGAACTTAAGGCTCTCAACCAATTAGTTGGCGAGTTGTTAAAGGCAGCTGAGGATGCAGTAGAAGCTGCAATGAAGGAGCTTACAGTTACTACTTAA
- a CDS encoding variable large family protein produces the protein MRKRISAIIMTLFMVLVSCNSGGVAEDPKHVYLTSIANLGKGFLDVFVTFGDMVAGAFGIKADTKKSDIGKYFTDIESTMTTVKKKLQDEVAKNGNYEKVKTVVDKFIKEVLDKIASGAKKAASGVTDGASIGEVVKSDGAAGATPDSDSIKNLVEGIKEIVDLVIKEGNAVADKTDPVANDKRDIGKLFGGKNSDANGGAEDKHTAAANASIGAVSGADILKAIAAADPSAKRDGKVNEARDAASLALAKGTNTDNDDQLDASAQKDAVIAAGIALRAMAKDGKFIVKDTAAKKTEAEAAKGAAASAVGKTLSTLIIAIRNTVDSGLRTINEALATVKQEDKSAEATNPAEATTSGHQANN, from the coding sequence ATGAGAAAAAGAATAAGTGCAATAATAATGACTTTATTTATGGTATTAGTAAGCTGTAATAGCGGTGGGGTTGCGGAAGATCCTAAACATGTGTATTTAACATCTATAGCTAATTTAGGGAAAGGATTTTTAGATGTTTTTGTGACTTTTGGGGATATGGTTGCTGGTGCGTTTGGTATTAAGGCAGATACTAAGAAAAGTGATATAGGGAAGTATTTTACTGATATTGAGAGCACTATGACAACAGTTAAAAAGAAGTTGCAAGATGAAGTTGCAAAGAATGGTAATTACGAAAAAGTTAAAACAGTCGTTGACAAGTTTATTAAAGAAGTCTTAGATAAGATTGCATCAGGAGCAAAGAAAGCAGCTAGTGGTGTTACTGATGGAGCATCAATTGGTGAGGTTGTAAAATCTGATGGTGCTGCCGGGGCTACTCCTGATTCAGATAGTATAAAGAACCTTGTTGAAGGGATCAAAGAAATTGTTGATTTGGTAATAAAAGAAGGAAATGCAGTTGCAGATAAAACAGATCCTGTTGCTAATGATAAAAGGGATATTGGCAAGTTATTTGGGGGTAAGAATAGTGATGCTAATGGTGGTGCTGAAGATAAACATACAGCGGCAGCTAATGCGTCAATAGGAGCAGTAAGTGGTGCTGACATCCTGAAAGCTATTGCTGCTGCTGATCCTAGTGCTAAGAGAGATGGTAAAGTTAATGAGGCTAGGGATGCAGCTTCTCTGGCTTTAGCTAAGGGGACTAATACTGATAATGATGATCAACTTGATGCTTCAGCACAAAAGGACGCAGTTATTGCTGCAGGCATTGCACTGCGAGCAATGGCAAAGGATGGTAAATTTATTGTAAAGGATACTGCTGCGAAGAAGACTGAAGCTGAAGCCGCTAAAGGTGCAGCAGCAAGTGCAGTAGGTAAGACATTAAGCACTCTAATAATAGCAATAAGGAATACAGTTGATAGTGGATTAAGAACAATAAATGAAGCACTAGCTACAGTTAAACAAGAAGATAAGTCAGCAGAAGCTACTAATCCTGCAGAAGCAACAACTAGTGGTCATCAAGCGAATAACTAG
- a CDS encoding DUF603 domain-containing protein, translating into MRHKWEEVKGDPEYVKETAKFTIREDVFNNMLAYSLKAEDEANRLKNQVEIEKKK; encoded by the coding sequence ATGCGACACAAGTGGGAAGAGGTTAAGGGTGATCCTGAGTACGTTAAAGAAACTGCTAAGTTTACTATTCGTGAGGATGTTTTCAATAATATGCTTGCATATAGTTTAAAGGCCGAAGATGAGGCTAATAGACTTAAGAATCAAGTAGAGATTGAGAAGAAAAAATAG
- a CDS encoding Mlp family lipoprotein — translation MNKINFILILLLLISSCNQNNNKDKEIKSKNKRDLEATQEVQKTPEEMLKEKLNDTEKTNLDFLKEALGNESDFNKLLSHDEYKIKSVLEHIKSELEKCTGDNANEQKNTFKTVLQGSFKGNSDNLETFKNQASSTCGAGG, via the coding sequence ATGAATAAAATTAATTTTATTTTGATTTTATTACTACTAATTAGTAGTTGCAATCAAAATAACAATAAGGATAAAGAAATTAAAAGTAAAAATAAAAGGGATTTAGAAGCAACTCAAGAAGTGCAAAAAACACCTGAAGAAATGTTAAAAGAAAAGTTAAATGATACTGAAAAAACAAATTTAGACTTCTTAAAAGAGGCTTTGGGTAATGAAAGTGATTTCAACAAGCTTTTAAGCCATGATGAATATAAAATTAAATCTGTACTTGAACATATAAAGAGTGAACTTGAAAAGTGCACAGGTGATAATGCTAATGAGCAAAAAAACACTTTTAAAACAGTATTACAAGGTTCATTTAAAGGTAATAGTGACAATTTAGAAACATTTAAAAACCAAGCATCAAGTACTTGTGGAGCAGGGGGGTAA
- a CDS encoding Mlp family lipoprotein: MSKPIRLILCGTLLLCCCKGYQVSIVPTEAQTHSRAKKALDNLQKENDKTQEKITLTADEQKKFDSLKHAFEKVIEKLQDQIQGCQNGNKSKCNNFWTWLDGHIQKQKELANAFTKVYEFLEDKRKKHENNKTFDSYISDAIDCKVNNQCNNADNKYGTGNNDIEQFFRGVLNDISTKNHNEEMFECLKKELLDSTNHVAGLTANWQ; this comes from the coding sequence ATGAGTAAGCCTATAAGGTTAATACTTTGTGGCACATTACTCTTATGCTGTTGCAAAGGATATCAAGTAAGTATAGTGCCTACTGAAGCTCAGACACACAGTAGAGCTAAGAAAGCTTTGGATAATTTACAAAAGGAAAATGATAAAACACAAGAAAAGATTACTCTAACTGCTGATGAGCAAAAGAAGTTTGACTCTTTAAAGCATGCGTTTGAAAAAGTAATTGAAAAATTACAAGACCAAATTCAAGGATGTCAAAACGGTAACAAGAGTAAATGCAATAATTTTTGGACTTGGCTTGATGGTCACATACAAAAACAAAAAGAATTAGCTAATGCTTTTACTAAAGTCTATGAATTCTTAGAAGACAAAAGAAAAAAGCATGAAAATAATAAGACTTTTGATTCTTATATAAGTGATGCTATTGATTGTAAAGTCAATAATCAATGTAATAATGCAGATAATAAGTATGGCACTGGCAATAATGACATAGAGCAATTTTTTAGGGGGGTTTTAAACGATATATCTACTAAAAATCATAATGAAGAAATGTTTGAATGTCTTAAAAAAGAATTACTTGATTCAACTAATCATGTAGCTGGACTTACAGCAAATTGGCAATGA
- a CDS encoding variable large family protein, whose amino-acid sequence MRKRISAIIMTLFMVLASCSNQLEAEKLAAESKNTFFDSLVKIGQGFQDIFGIFGNAIGDALGFNAVKSGDKKSKIGEHFKKIGDGLTTTKDKLNELSGEISEAKNANGSSIEAVKSAINSASDVFEQLITALTKLAGVAKEAGSTDIGDTASAAAVAADKDGVEAIIAGIKAIIDVADKSGVNIEKGNAGGPVNAAANTDAPAALAANAAAGANSTAKLAAEVTKADPWAMIDKINSAKAAVGVQLDANTNYGAGELATGTPNQANGSKAATNADLAAAVALKAMAKGGKFSHAANEDGAVKAAAVSAVNKVLGVLDFIIRKTVSSNLDKIREAVKGIKYSEITETDATESGDAQPTTK is encoded by the coding sequence ATGAGAAAAAGAATAAGTGCAATAATAATGACTTTATTTATGGTATTAGCAAGCTGTAGTAATCAACTTGAGGCTGAGAAACTAGCAGCAGAAAGTAAGAATACATTTTTTGATTCATTAGTAAAGATAGGGCAAGGATTTCAAGATATATTTGGAATTTTTGGAAATGCAATAGGTGATGCATTAGGATTTAATGCAGTTAAATCTGGTGACAAGAAAAGTAAAATAGGTGAACACTTTAAGAAAATAGGAGATGGACTTACAACTACTAAGGATAAGTTAAATGAGCTATCAGGTGAAATATCTGAAGCAAAGAATGCTAATGGAAGTAGCATTGAAGCTGTTAAGAGTGCAATTAACAGTGCTAGTGATGTCTTTGAACAACTAATTACTGCCCTAACTAAACTTGCTGGTGTTGCTAAAGAAGCTGGTAGTACTGATATTGGTGATACTGCTAGTGCGGCAGCAGTTGCTGCTGATAAAGATGGGGTTGAAGCTATTATTGCAGGGATTAAAGCTATTATTGATGTAGCAGATAAGTCCGGAGTAAATATTGAAAAAGGAAATGCAGGTGGACCAGTAAATGCTGCTGCTAATACTGATGCTCCTGCTGCACTTGCTGCCAATGCTGCTGCTGGTGCTAATTCTACTGCAAAACTAGCAGCTGAAGTAACTAAAGCCGATCCATGGGCAATGATTGATAAGATTAATAGTGCCAAGGCCGCTGTTGGTGTTCAACTTGATGCTAATACCAATTATGGTGCTGGAGAATTGGCAACTGGTACTCCTAATCAAGCTAATGGTTCTAAAGCGGCTACTAATGCTGACTTGGCAGCAGCTGTTGCTCTTAAGGCAATGGCTAAAGGTGGTAAATTTAGTCATGCTGCTAATGAAGATGGAGCAGTTAAAGCAGCAGCTGTAAGTGCTGTAAATAAGGTATTAGGAGTACTTGATTTTATAATTAGGAAAACAGTAAGTAGCAATCTAGATAAGATAAGAGAAGCAGTAAAGGGAATAAAATATTCTGAGATTACTGAAACTGATGCTACTGAATCTGGGGATGCTCAACCAACTACTAAATAA